DNA from Synechococcales cyanobacterium CNB:
AAACCCATGCCGTTCTCGGCCCGCGGGCGCAAGGCCCAGGAGATGACGTGGCGTGCCGCCTCGGTGGCGTAGCCCTGGCCGCGTGCGTCGCCGCGGATCCAGTACCCGGCCTCAGCCGCGCAGGTATCGCGGGTGACGCCATGGATGCCTGTGCCGCCGACGAGCCGACCGGACTCGCGTTCGAAGACGCCGAGCACGACGTTGTCCAGTTTGTCCGGTTCGCGCAGATGCATCATCTTCGAAGTGATGAAGTGCGTCGTCTCGGCCAGGTCGCGGTGGGTGTCGCGTGCCCAGACCATCCACGGCAGGAGCGAATCGCGGCCGGTTGACACGGCCTCAAAGAGCGCGGGAGCATCGTCAATCCCGTAGACCCGCAGGATCAGCCGCGGTGTCTCGACCCGCACCGGCAGCGGGTCCGGCGGAG
Protein-coding regions in this window:
- a CDS encoding GNAT family N-acetyltransferase → MTRCASERETGLGLGWTPPDPLPVRVETPRLILRVYGIDDAPALFEAVSTGRDSLLPWMVWARDTHRDLAETTHFITSKMMHLREPDKLDNVVLGVFERESGRLVGGTGIHGVTRDTCAAEAGYWIRGDARGQGYATEAARHVISWALRPRAENGMGFRRIRIYCSAANAPSRRVVEKLGVRQEVHQRDDFFVPGVGVTDRLGWGVMAEEWDCHEHRSRV